The genomic region CATGCACCCCAGATTTGGAAATCATTAAGGAAAGTAGCGAATGACTTCTACAGCAATCAAAACGACAGTTGAACTCTTTGCGGGCATAGGCGGATTTCGTTTAGCTGCCGCTCGGAGTGGACTTCAGACATTGTGGGCGAATGATATTTGCCCCAAAGCTTGTCGGGTTTATCGTAGTCGATTTGGAGATGCTGAAATTCATCAAGGTGATATTCGAGAATTAACCCATGAGATTCCTTCACACGATTTACTCACGGCTGGTTTTCCTTGTCAGCCGTTCAGTAGTGCTGGCCAAAAAAAGGGGTTTCGCGACCCAAGGGGCCTGCTGTTCTCCGCTATTGTGGATACTTTAAGAGAGCATCGTCCCCCTTATTTTATTTTGGAAAACGTGAAGCGGCTGCTTCTAATGGAAAAAGGTGTCCATTTTGCGACGGTGCTTTCTTTACTAATGGAATTGGGGTATTACGTTGAATGGCGTCTAGTCAATACGAGACACTTCGGTTTAGCGCAGAATCGTGAGCGTGTACTTATATTAGGTTCTTTGGATGTGAAAGATAACCATCCACCGATTAGGCTCGCGACATTAACAGATCTTTGCGAGGGTTTGGAAAACAATTTTCGCTGGGTCACTGATATATCAAGTTGGCTTGAACTTGAAAAACATCGTCGGAATTTTGCCAATTGGGGTTTGGCGTTTCGTCAACGCTTTTTTTCCCGTAACTTGGAATGCTTTTCGGAGGTGAAACCAAGTGTGACGTTACGCAGTGTTCTGCAACCTACTGTTGACCCAACTTTTGACTTCACAGAGAGCACTTTACAACGCTTAGAAGAAAGTACACGGATAAATAGATTTCTTGATGGGGTTCAACTCCTCTATAATCAAAAGAGAGGAGCTCGTATGGGGTACACGGTGTTTGGTATTGACGGAATCGCCCCTACACTTACAGCGGCCACTAGCCGACATTACGAACGTTACAAAATAGGAGATCGCTATCGGCGCTTAACAAATGTGGAATATGCTCGGCTGCAAGGTTTCCCAGATGATCACTGCTCTGCTGTCTCCATTTATAACCAATACGCTTTATACGGCAATGCCATTCCGCCTGTACTCGCGAATTGGGTAATTGATAAAATTTTGCAAAACCGTGTGACTTCGTTGGAAAACGTAAAAGAACAACAACTCCATCTTTTTCAGGAGCCGATAACCTATGCTGACAAAAATGGAATTACGTGATTTGCTCCGAGAAAGACTTGAAGGAACCATGACTGAATTAAATCATGCCCTTCAAGGATTAAACCTTGAAAGACTCGAATCGGTGCTTTTACGTGTTGGACGTGACCAAACTTTGCCGCATTGGTATCAGCAACTTTGCGAAGAGAAAACACTTCCAAATCTTGATGGGAAAACGGTTGGAAGCGTTATTGAAATGCTTTTTGTCGCTGTTCTTGAAACTGTGACTTTCCAAGACATCGAAATACCTCAACTCCGTTTGAATCCAGCACGAGGCGTTGACTTACCGGATCTTGACTTAGGTATAAAAGCCCCTTCACAGAATTACGCTACCAGTGAACCTTTTTTTTCAGCCTACGAGAGACTTCTTGGAAGTGAATATGATGCTCTTATTATGTTGACTGACTATCAGAAAAGGAAATTGCATCCACCTTTGAAACTTCAAGTCATCAAATGGCACTATTTCTTAAATACGGAATTAGCAGATTTTACTTTGACTGCAATAGCGCGAAAACATCGGGATTGGTTACTAAATCAAAGCGAGACATGGACCCAAAAGATTTTCCGATTTCTGGCGTATGTCAATCAGAGCGATTGGCGAGCAAAACACCTGCTCGGCATCATCGGATCAATGCAAAAGGTGGACAGGATACACCTACTTGTGCTTGAAGCAGAAAAAGACTTCAGAAAAAAAAATGACCAGCGTATACATGAGGATAAAGATGTGATACCTGATCATGAGATTGAAAGTCTACTTTCGATAACCGAAGCACAACCGACGACTTTGGGAATTATTGATGCCGCGGATAATTGGGTCGTAGAAAATTACAAAGACTTCGCTCGTTTGCCAAACGAGAATGAGTGGAGACGATTGCTTACAAGTCCTCTAAATGGACAAATTGGAATGAGTTTTGCCCTTCAATGGCGATACAATTTTGGAAGAGTGTTCAAAGGATAAAAAATGCACACATCTCAGTCGCGTAGGAATTAACCGAAAACCATCGCGAAACGGAGCGGAGTAAGGTCCAGGGTTAATAGGTTAAAAAATGTTGTTAAGAAACCCTACTCAATTTCATAAACCACGGTAACATTCACGGTGACGGTGAGTTCACCGGCTTCAATAGGTGTTGCGCTGCGAGCACTATCAGCGGCGAATTCCTCAGTCTTCGCAAAGGCGATTGGAGGAAGCCCTCCGGAGGTCGCTTCTGAAATCGTGATAGGTTTTCCGAGGGTAACACCGCTTGCTTCTGCCAAGGTTTGCGCTTTCGTCGCCGCATCTTTCGCGGCTAAACTACGCGCTTGTGCCTGCAGCGGTGTGGGGTCCTCAATCATGAATTGGATGGAGTTTACTACAACAATGTCACCACCTGCTTCGGCGGCATCATCAATGACATCACTGAGATTCTCTAAGTCTCGCACCTTAGCACTAACGGTGTTGTTCACGCTATACCCACGAAGTACCCGTCCATTATCCGTGTAGTCATACTGCGGATAGATACTAAATCTTTCCGTTCGAATATCGTTCTCAGCGATGTCATTGGCTTTCAGAGACGCTAACACGCCTGTCATGGCGGCTGCGGCTGCCTCGCGCGCTTCCGCGACTGTCTCTTTCTCAACGGATACACCTAAATTCAGTGTTGCTATATCGGGTTCACCGACAACTGAAC from Candidatus Poribacteria bacterium harbors:
- the dcm gene encoding DNA (cytosine-5-)-methyltransferase; its protein translation is MTSTAIKTTVELFAGIGGFRLAAARSGLQTLWANDICPKACRVYRSRFGDAEIHQGDIRELTHEIPSHDLLTAGFPCQPFSSAGQKKGFRDPRGLLFSAIVDTLREHRPPYFILENVKRLLLMEKGVHFATVLSLLMELGYYVEWRLVNTRHFGLAQNRERVLILGSLDVKDNHPPIRLATLTDLCEGLENNFRWVTDISSWLELEKHRRNFANWGLAFRQRFFSRNLECFSEVKPSVTLRSVLQPTVDPTFDFTESTLQRLEESTRINRFLDGVQLLYNQKRGARMGYTVFGIDGIAPTLTAATSRHYERYKIGDRYRRLTNVEYARLQGFPDDHCSAVSIYNQYALYGNAIPPVLANWVIDKILQNRVTSLENVKEQQLHLFQEPITYADKNGIT
- a CDS encoding SIMPL domain-containing protein (The SIMPL domain is named for its presence in mouse protein SIMPL (signalling molecule that associates with mouse pelle-like kinase). Bacterial member BP26, from Brucella, was shown to assemble into a channel-like structure, while YggE from E. coli has been associated with resistance to oxidative stress.), whose protein sequence is MKRLKFLSLGMSILLAITLIGCEPQIIGPLLQSQESGKIHVTGNGSVVGEPDIATLNLGVSVEKETVAEAREAAAAAMTGVLASLKANDIAENDIRTERFSIYPQYDYTDNGRVLRGYSVNNTVSAKVRDLENLSDVIDDAAEAGGDIVVVNSIQFMIEDPTPLQAQARSLAAKDAATKAQTLAEASGVTLGKPITISEATSGGLPPIAFAKTEEFAADSARSATPIEAGELTVTVNVTVVYEIE